One stretch of Candidatus Eremiobacteraceae bacterium DNA includes these proteins:
- the panC gene encoding pantoate--beta-alanine ligase, with product MHICRTAAELRAVRNSLRSPVALVPTMGALHAGHESLFKRSRDENATVVASIFVNPLQFGPNEDLAQYPLTPEDDSALLERVSCDVLFAPTVDEMYPAGSQTRVQPGEVATHLEGESRPGHFAGVATVVLKLFSLVTPDRAYFGEKDAQQLAVVRRMVRDFDLPVEIIACPTVRESDGLAISSRNRRLSDVQRRDAVGLSRALRLIVETLERGATDIGAVSRAASAELGALKQDYLAVVDPADFVPLDAVPRHADLLAVGAAFCGTTRLIDNMKLRSA from the coding sequence ATGCACATCTGCCGTACCGCGGCCGAGCTGCGCGCCGTGCGCAACTCGCTGAGATCGCCTGTCGCACTCGTGCCGACCATGGGCGCGCTCCACGCCGGGCACGAATCGCTGTTCAAGAGATCTCGCGACGAGAACGCGACGGTCGTCGCATCGATCTTCGTCAACCCGCTCCAGTTCGGACCGAACGAGGATCTGGCGCAATATCCGCTCACGCCCGAAGATGATTCGGCGCTGCTCGAACGCGTGTCGTGCGACGTGCTCTTCGCGCCGACCGTCGACGAGATGTATCCTGCCGGTTCGCAGACGCGCGTGCAGCCCGGCGAAGTCGCGACGCACCTCGAGGGCGAGAGCCGGCCAGGTCATTTTGCCGGCGTCGCGACCGTCGTGCTGAAGCTCTTCTCGCTCGTGACGCCCGACCGCGCGTACTTCGGAGAGAAGGACGCGCAGCAGCTCGCAGTCGTGCGCCGCATGGTGCGCGACTTCGATCTTCCAGTCGAGATCATCGCGTGCCCGACCGTGCGCGAAAGCGACGGTCTCGCGATCTCATCGCGTAATCGACGCCTGAGCGACGTGCAACGCCGCGACGCGGTCGGTCTTTCGCGCGCGCTGCGACTCATCGTCGAAACGCTGGAGCGGGGGGCGACGGACATCGGCGCCGTCTCGCGCGCCGCATCGGCGGAGCTCGGCGCGTTGAAGCAGGACTATCTGGCGGTCGTCGATCCCGCGGATTTCGTGCCGCTCGACGCGGTCCCACGTCACGCCGATCTGCTCGCGGTCGGCGCCGCCTTTTGCGGAACGACGCGTCTCATAGACAATATGAAGCTCCGCTCGGCATAG
- a CDS encoding type III pantothenate kinase: MLLAIEAGNTNVKFGVFETDGAAAGTLLHTWRSVTDRRQTGDELAGLVDGAMRISGIARSAIKRVVVASVVPPLYRSISELSHRYFGCTGEFISAARQTLMPVIAARPAELGADLIAGAIGAVEKYGAPLIVVGFGTATTFAAIDSQGRYAGTAIAPGVEISVDALVSRAAKLFDVPLVLPPAAIGTDTVSSLQSGIIFGFVGQAEYLIGRIATELGAPKPTVVATGGLAELIAPHTKAIDRVDQRLVLDGLYHWATTDRASGDSVDVTIGTAKGKA, encoded by the coding sequence ATGCTGCTCGCGATCGAAGCCGGGAACACGAACGTCAAGTTCGGCGTCTTCGAGACCGACGGCGCCGCCGCAGGCACGCTCCTCCACACATGGCGCTCGGTCACGGACAGACGACAGACCGGCGACGAACTCGCCGGACTCGTCGACGGAGCGATGCGCATCAGCGGCATCGCACGGTCCGCGATCAAACGCGTCGTCGTCGCGAGCGTCGTGCCGCCGCTCTATAGGTCGATATCGGAGCTGTCGCACCGCTACTTCGGATGTACGGGGGAGTTCATCTCAGCAGCGCGCCAAACGCTCATGCCGGTGATCGCCGCGCGCCCGGCCGAACTCGGCGCGGATCTCATCGCCGGTGCGATCGGCGCCGTCGAGAAGTACGGGGCGCCGCTCATTGTCGTCGGCTTCGGCACGGCGACGACGTTCGCTGCGATCGACTCGCAAGGCCGCTACGCCGGTACTGCGATCGCGCCAGGTGTCGAGATCTCCGTCGACGCGCTCGTCTCGCGCGCCGCGAAGCTTTTCGACGTGCCGCTTGTCCTGCCGCCCGCGGCGATCGGCACCGACACGGTGAGCTCGCTCCAGTCGGGCATCATCTTCGGATTTGTCGGGCAAGCCGAATATCTGATCGGCCGGATCGCCACGGAACTCGGCGCCCCGAAACCGACCGTCGTAGCCACCGGCGGCCTTGCCGAGCTCATCGCGCCGCACACGAAGGCGATCGATCGGGTCGATCAGCGGCTCGTCCTCGACGGTCTATACCATTGGGCGACGACAGATCGCGCGAGCGGCGATTCTGTCGATGTGACGATCGGCACCGCGAAAGGAAAGGCATGA
- a CDS encoding FHA domain-containing protein: MYIIEAMNGPLDGKRWPFERDITIGRDEHVAQAALTTDRSVSRRHASVTVDNGEVVLADAGSSNGTIVGGQAIETPVRLQLGHPFRVGSTMLRVLDVSGRA, encoded by the coding sequence ATGTATATCATCGAAGCGATGAACGGACCGCTCGACGGAAAACGATGGCCTTTCGAACGGGACATCACGATCGGCCGAGACGAACACGTCGCGCAAGCCGCGTTGACGACCGATCGCTCCGTCTCGCGGCGCCACGCCAGCGTCACCGTCGACAACGGCGAGGTCGTGCTCGCCGATGCGGGCAGCAGCAACGGCACGATCGTCGGCGGGCAAGCGATCGAAACGCCCGTGCGGTTGCAACTCGGTCATCCGTTCCGCGTCGGTTCGACGATGCTACGCGTTTTGGACGTTTCCGGGAGAGCCTGA
- a CDS encoding PilZ domain-containing protein has translation MTGDMHRRQYVRVEVSLPVEFSLEGEAAPHDGAVFDLGAGGMRLVASYDLPPRSNVNLKFRLPAADRGILARGRVVLSFFQRNEQKFHHGIAFTSLDPRDRSLIAEFVDHQEARRTN, from the coding sequence ATGACGGGCGACATGCATCGGCGGCAATACGTCAGAGTCGAGGTCTCTTTGCCGGTTGAGTTCTCGCTCGAGGGCGAGGCGGCGCCTCACGACGGCGCGGTTTTCGATCTCGGCGCAGGCGGCATGAGGCTCGTCGCGTCCTACGACTTGCCCCCGCGCTCGAACGTCAACTTGAAGTTCAGGCTGCCGGCCGCCGACCGCGGCATCCTCGCCCGCGGCCGAGTCGTGCTCAGCTTCTTCCAGCGCAACGAGCAGAAGTTCCATCACGGGATCGCGTTCACGTCCCTCGACCCGCGCGACCGCTCGCTCATCGCGGAATTCGTCGACCACCAAGAGGCTCGTCGCACGAACTAG
- a CDS encoding NADPH-dependent FMN reductase, whose product MSDDVVSIAAFAGSLRKGSYNRMLLRAAVELAPPEIKVVPFDIDDVPLFNDDLDSDEHPLPSVKRLRDAIRSADALLIASPEYNWSIPAVTKNVLDWASREDGVLEHKPTAIMGASTGGFGTVRMQIAIRTVAGFTDQWFLNDPQVHVARAREKFDADGRLTDETTRQQVVELVVALAAFARRIKRSSA is encoded by the coding sequence ATGAGCGACGACGTCGTCTCGATCGCCGCGTTCGCCGGCAGCCTTCGCAAGGGATCGTACAATCGGATGCTCCTTCGCGCGGCGGTCGAGCTCGCGCCGCCGGAGATCAAGGTCGTGCCGTTCGATATCGACGACGTGCCGCTGTTCAACGATGACCTCGATAGCGACGAGCACCCGTTGCCGTCCGTGAAGCGACTGCGCGATGCCATCCGTTCCGCCGATGCGCTGCTCATCGCGTCGCCCGAATACAATTGGTCGATCCCGGCGGTGACAAAGAACGTACTCGACTGGGCGTCGCGCGAAGACGGTGTGCTCGAGCACAAACCGACCGCGATCATGGGCGCGTCGACCGGCGGGTTCGGCACGGTGCGGATGCAGATCGCGATCCGGACGGTCGCCGGGTTCACCGATCAGTGGTTCCTCAACGACCCGCAAGTGCACGTCGCACGTGCGCGTGAGAAATTCGACGCCGATGGGCGGCTGACCGATGAGACGACGCGCCAACAGGTCGTCGAGCTTGTTGTCGCCCTCGCCGCCTTCGCGCGACGTATTAAGAGAAGCTCGGCGTAG
- the coaBC gene encoding bifunctional phosphopantothenoylcysteine decarboxylase/phosphopantothenate--cysteine ligase CoaBC translates to MSDFDRPSTFAGRTILVGVCGGIAAYKCAGVVSKLRQAGADVHVIMTAAAQRFVTPLTFQALSGNDVHTEMFDAGTAWQVAHISLVRKSSLFLILNATANTLAKLAHGIADDLLSTCALATRNPVLVAAAMNTAMYEAEPTQRNIETLQSRGYEFVSPGSGFLACGEIGEGRLAEEDEITEAAGVVLARTASMSGDVVVVTAGPTREFADPARFLSNPSTGKMGYAIASEARARGARVTVISGPTHLRAPAGVDVVRVTTAREMHAAVLEHIGGATVFVGAAAVADFRPAVVAAGKVKKDAAELALELARNPDIIADVAEHRPRGCFVVGFAAETDGIEKAGREKLERKGLDCIVVNRIGGPMGGFAADDNEVVILWGDGGREAISRAPKSTIARAVLDRVAALRDRA, encoded by the coding sequence ATGAGCGACTTCGACCGGCCTTCCACCTTCGCGGGCCGCACGATCCTCGTCGGCGTATGCGGCGGCATCGCGGCCTACAAGTGCGCGGGCGTCGTCAGCAAGCTACGCCAAGCCGGAGCCGACGTGCACGTCATCATGACCGCCGCCGCGCAGCGCTTCGTCACGCCGCTCACCTTCCAGGCGCTGTCGGGAAACGACGTCCACACCGAGATGTTCGACGCCGGCACTGCCTGGCAAGTGGCGCATATCTCGCTCGTCCGCAAGTCGTCACTCTTCCTCATCCTCAACGCGACTGCGAACACGCTTGCGAAACTCGCGCACGGCATCGCGGACGATCTCTTGTCGACGTGCGCGCTCGCGACGCGCAACCCGGTGCTCGTCGCGGCCGCGATGAACACGGCGATGTACGAGGCGGAGCCGACGCAGCGCAACATCGAGACCTTGCAGAGTCGCGGCTACGAGTTCGTTTCGCCGGGATCGGGCTTTTTGGCATGCGGCGAGATCGGCGAAGGCCGGCTTGCTGAGGAAGACGAGATCACCGAAGCCGCCGGAGTCGTGCTCGCGCGAACCGCGTCGATGTCCGGCGACGTCGTCGTCGTCACCGCCGGACCGACGCGCGAATTCGCCGACCCCGCTCGTTTCTTGTCGAATCCGTCGACGGGCAAGATGGGGTACGCGATCGCGAGCGAGGCGCGCGCGCGCGGCGCCCGCGTCACGGTGATCAGCGGGCCGACGCACCTGCGAGCGCCTGCCGGCGTCGATGTCGTCCGCGTGACGACGGCGCGCGAGATGCACGCCGCCGTGCTCGAGCATATCGGCGGGGCGACGGTGTTCGTCGGCGCAGCTGCCGTCGCAGATTTCCGTCCGGCGGTCGTCGCTGCGGGCAAAGTGAAGAAGGACGCAGCCGAACTCGCGCTCGAGCTCGCTCGCAATCCCGATATCATCGCTGACGTCGCCGAGCATCGCCCGCGCGGGTGCTTCGTCGTCGGTTTCGCCGCCGAGACGGACGGCATCGAAAAAGCCGGCCGTGAGAAGCTCGAACGTAAAGGCCTGGACTGCATCGTCGTCAACCGGATCGGCGGTCCGATGGGCGGCTTCGCGGCAGACGACAACGAGGTCGTCATCCTTTGGGGCGATGGCGGCCGCGAGGCGATCTCGCGGGCACCGAAGTCGACGATCGCGCGTGCGGTGCTCGATCGGGTCGCCGCATTGCGGGATCGCGCCTGA
- the panB gene encoding 3-methyl-2-oxobutanoate hydroxymethyltransferase — protein sequence MPTTIQTFAEKKRRGEKIAVITAYDALTAAMVHAAGIDAILVGDSAAMVFAGYDSTLPITMDEMLYHTRCVVRGAKGAFVIGDMPFMSYQAGHDEAVSNAGRFLKEGGANAVKLEGDDPALVARLVHAGIPVMGHLGLTPQSVNALGGFRAQGKTEASAASILKSAIALDLAGCFSIVLECVPSPLAAEISRTIGAATIGIGAGPHCDGQVSVINDVLGLSTGYLPRHAKRYASFYETGLTAVRTHIDEIRSNAFPAPEHEVGAHAPHRSKPAGESSPTS from the coding sequence ATGCCGACCACCATCCAGACGTTCGCTGAAAAGAAACGGCGGGGAGAGAAAATCGCGGTCATCACCGCGTACGACGCGCTGACCGCGGCGATGGTCCACGCGGCCGGCATCGATGCGATCCTCGTCGGCGATTCCGCGGCGATGGTCTTTGCCGGCTACGACTCGACCCTGCCGATCACGATGGACGAGATGCTCTATCACACGCGCTGCGTCGTCCGCGGGGCGAAAGGCGCGTTCGTCATCGGCGACATGCCATTCATGTCGTATCAGGCGGGGCACGACGAAGCCGTCAGCAATGCGGGCCGTTTCCTGAAAGAGGGCGGTGCGAACGCCGTCAAGCTCGAGGGTGACGATCCGGCCCTTGTCGCGCGCCTGGTCCACGCGGGCATCCCCGTCATGGGTCACCTCGGCCTCACCCCGCAATCGGTGAATGCGCTCGGCGGTTTCCGCGCCCAGGGCAAGACCGAGGCCTCCGCAGCTTCGATCCTCAAGAGCGCGATCGCGCTCGACCTGGCCGGCTGTTTCTCGATCGTGCTCGAGTGCGTACCGTCGCCGCTCGCCGCCGAGATCTCGCGGACGATCGGCGCTGCGACGATCGGCATCGGCGCCGGCCCGCACTGCGACGGCCAGGTGAGCGTGATCAACGACGTGCTCGGGCTCTCGACCGGCTATCTGCCGCGCCACGCCAAACGATACGCATCGTTCTACGAAACCGGCTTGACGGCGGTGCGCACGCACATCGACGAGATCCGCTCGAACGCGTTCCCAGCGCCCGAGCACGAAGTCGGGGCGCACGCGCCGCACCGCTCGAAACCGGCCGGCGAGAGCTCTCCCACTTCCTGA